In Notamacropus eugenii isolate mMacEug1 chromosome 1, mMacEug1.pri_v2, whole genome shotgun sequence, one genomic interval encodes:
- the HMX3 gene encoding homeobox protein HMX3: MPEPGQEPCSNTSTQPPQPPPPPPPPPPPPPPPPPPPPKDSPFSIKNLLNGDHHRAPPKQQQPPRTLFAPASAAAAAAAAAAAKGALEGATGFALSQVGDLAFPRFEIPAQRFALPAHYLERSPAWWYPYTLTPAGGHLPRPEAAEKSLLRDSSPASGTDRDSPEPLLKPDPDKELDSKTTDEIILEESDSEEGKKDNASSGAGAGAAGQGGEDWKKRADSPEKKPCRKKKTRTVFSRSQVFQLESTFDMKRYLSSSERAGLAASLHLTETQVKIWFQNRRNKWKRQLAAELEAANLSHAAAQRIVRVPILYHENSAAEGSGAAGAPVPVSQPLLTFPHPVYYSHPVVTSVPLLRPV, from the exons ATGCCAGAGCCGGGACAAGAGCCCTGCAGCAACACTAGCACCCAGCCTCCCCAGCCGCCGCCTCCTCCCCcgccgcctccgccgccgccgccaccgcctcCACCGCCACCGCCCAAGGACTCCCCGTTCTCCATCAAGAACTTACTCAATGGAGATCACCACCGGGCGCCCCCAAAGCAGCAGCAGCCCCCAAGGACGCTCTTCGCCCCAGCCTCAGCCGCTGCAGCCGCAGCGGCCGCGGCTGCTGCCAAAGGGGCCTTGGAAGGCGCCACCGGCTTTGCACTCTCGCAGGTGGGCGATTTGGCTTTTCCCCGTTTTGAGATCCCAGCGCAGAGGTTTGCGCTACCGGCGCACTATCTGGAGCGGTCTCCAGCCTGGTGGTATCCCTACACCCTGACCCCCGCGGGGGGACATCTGCCTAGGCCAGAAG CGGCCGAGAAATCTCTCCTGCGAGACTCGTCCCCTGCGTCGGGCACAGACAGAGATTCACCCGAACCGCTACTCAAACCGGACCCGGACAAGGAGCTGGACTCCAAGACCACGGACGAGATCATCCTGGAGGAGAGTGACTCGGAGGAAGGCAAGAAGGACAACGCGTCGTCTGGGGCCGGCGCCGGGGCAGCAGGGCAGGGTGGTGAGGACTGGAAGAAGAGAGCTGATAGCCCGGAGAAAAAGCCCTGCCGGAAGAAGAAGACGCGCACAGTCTTTTCCCGGAGTCAGGTCTTCCAGCTGGAGTCCACTTTCGACATGAAGCGCTACCTGAGTAGCTCAGAGCGTGCTGGCCTGGCCGCCTCCCTGCACCTCACAGAGACCCAGGTGAAGATCTGGTTTCAGAACCGCCGGAACAAGTGGAAGCGGCAGCTGGCGGCCGAGCTGGAGGCAGCCAACTTGAGTCACGCAGCCGCGCAGCGCATCGTGCGGGTGCCCATCCTCTACCACGAGAACTCAGCTGCCGAGGGCTCTGGCGCGGCCGGGGCCCCGGTGCCAGTCAGCCAGCCGCTCCTCACCTTTCCCCATCCGGTGTACTACTCTCACCCAGTTGTCACATCGGTGCCATTGCTGCGACCGGTCTGa